A genomic segment from Drosophila willistoni isolate 14030-0811.24 chromosome 2L unlocalized genomic scaffold, UCI_dwil_1.1 Seg168, whole genome shotgun sequence encodes:
- the LOC124459895 gene encoding uncharacterized protein LOC124459895, with product MVGKTSTTPGGSHSCGNPPMVQAMAGARILEAPTTVITTTTAPVANLADAADIATSSSSSKKHGLCTNGGNPFAKGSKIARTPPQALHSAPPAIRGLLVSAGCEEETPKRAREASPCNTESGTTPKKLKGPPQAPNILMAELGKILDEIIDGSVNKKAPPTRNTTQWMKEAHLKMKSIHLQVMEQMQEYPVKAGPCLACETRNSAAKTNKEVTKRKDTRTEDPPTVNKNDRRRKKKSPIQERTPRTRSPAATAVSSGPVVAETTHATNIAGGKWHKVKSKPRPIKKKRPDVIMVKCKDPANYAMVLKSVHTDAGIQQFKENVCAVRRIAAGELLLQLTKPADEATGKLQQAVKQALGDTADVKAISDKAMVEIKDLAEFHTADDLLLAVLELIDEDLPAECHPKMRKAYSGTQTATMMVNPNLANKLLQAGKIRVGMCICRVRLKTEPRRCYKCLDFGHTAARCRSKHDASKLCFNCGSKDHASKQCDQKAACILCTRHKRSNTAHNTLSRACPLSAQDLLKQTVRDLKVDFSILCEPYSHIQDHSWTQNHRYGAAIWSNSRTHLENQHRADGYVRARYNGVYVYSCYIAPSKHIDEFCSILDGLVEDARTHTPTIIAGDFNAWAGRGSVIDLTFASPCLARSAQWAVSDIYTHSDHFAIVCSIKSCPPAHTPTTFYSWAPSTLSEEALFTMMTQVTRSSSTDADTQANHMGDILRRACDAAMIRKRHGLNKCKPVHWWNARIADARRQCHQARRRQQRARRMPTFPELLADYKRKRANLNMEIKRSKADCWKKLCADADAQPHGTAYKLVMGKLARRIMPTDPTKLGHIVATLFPSRPTRNLAASGTPCAPIFTDVGEVVEAGKRINVHKAPGPDGVPALVIKLLVCKHASTFVELFNTCMLQREFPTRWKLQRLVLLPKGDKIDDPSAYRPLCMLDVIGKLFERIICNRLEKELEQRHGLSDWQFGFRRKSSTINAISSVVQIAAKAIEGQRWKGGNKKYCLISTLDVRNAFNSASWDSIIASLERLNISEYIINLICSYFRDRVLLYDTAAGPRKHTITGGVPQESVIGPTLWNVMYDTVLRLDMPTDTRIVGFADDIAIVTVAKDIQQAEENTNAAVFRILEWMEANSLSIAAHKTEAVLISSRKKVETARIEVAGCSITSKPAIKYLGVMMDHRLTFKAHLQYTADKAAKATSAITRLMANVGGPKQRSRWLISTVPGLQIVVPYMRAQDHMRV from the exons ATGGTTGGAAAAACGTCGACTACTCCAGGTGGCAGCCACAGTTGTGGAAATCCACCCATGGTACAAGCCATGGCAGGGGCACGGATTCTGGAGGCCCCGACAACCGTCATCACCACCACTACTGCACCGGTGGCAAACTTGGCCGATGCAGCGGACATAGctacaagcagcagcagcagcaaaaagcaCGGACTGTGCACAAACGGAGGCAATCCTTTCGCCAAAGGAAGCAAGATCGCCAGGACACCACCGCAGGCTCTTCACTCGGCCCCGCCAGCCATTCGAGGATTACTTGTCTCGGCTGGATGCGAAGAAGAGACACCCAAACGGGCAAGGGAAGCAAGCCCTTGCAACACCGAAAGTGGAACCACACCGAAGAAACTAAAAGGACCGCCGCAGGCACCAAACATTTTGATGGCCGAACTGGGCAAGATCTTAGACGAGATCATAGATGGCTCGGTTAATAAAAAGGCTCCCCCGACGCGCAACACAACCCAATGGATGAAGGAGGCACATCTTAAAATGAAATCCATTCACCTACAGGTAATGGAGCAGATGCAGGAATATCCGGTGAAGGCTGGACCATGCCTTGCATGCGAAACGCGCAATTCTGCCgccaaaaccaacaaagaggTTACGAAAAGGAAGGATACCAGGACGGAAGACCCACCGACAGTCAATAAGAATGACAGGAGGAGGAAAAAGAAGTCGCCAATCCAGGAGCGGACTCCAAGGACCCGAAGCcccgcagcaacagcagtatCATCAGGACCAGTAGTAGCTGAAACAACTCACGCAACGAACATCGCTGGAGGGAAATGGCACAAGGTGAAAAGCAAGCCGAGACCCATTAAAAAGAAGAGGCCAGACGTCATCATGGTGAAGTGTAAAGACCCAGCCAATTACGCGATGGTACTGAAGTCAGTCCACACAGACGCCGGAATCCAGCAGTTCAAGGAGAATGTATGTGCGGTTCGACGCATAGCAGCCGGGGAACTACTCCTACAGTTGACCAAGCCAGCGGACGAAGCAACTGGTAAACTGCAGCAGGCAGTGAAACAGGCACTTGGAGACACCGCTGATGTCAAGGCGATCAGCGATAAGGCCATGGTCGAAATAAAGGATCTCGCAGAATTCCACACTGCAGATGATCTTCTGCTCGCCGTCCTGGAACTGATCGACGAGGATTTGCCGGCAGAATGTCACCCAAAGATGCGGAAAGCGTACAGCGGTACACAGACGGCAACAATGATGGTGAACCCGAATCTGGCGAATAAGCTGCTGCAGGCGGGCAAAATACGAGTAGGCATGTGCATATGCCGAGTACGCCTGAAGACTGAGCCGAGACGGTGCTACAAGTGTCTGGACTTTGGGCACACAGCAGCTCGGTGCAGAAGCAAGCACGACGCGTCCAAGCTATGCTTCAACTGCGGTAGCAAGGATCACGCTTCAAAGCAATGTGACCAGAAGGCAGCGTGCATACTTTGCACACGACATAAGCGGAGCAATACGGCGCACAACACGCTCAGCAGAGCTTGCCCGTT GTCGGCACAGGACCTCTTAAAACAAACTGTGCGGGACCTGAAAGTAGATTTCTCAATCTTGTGCGAGCCATATTCCCATATACAGGACCACAGCTGGACGCAAAACCACCGTTATGGCGCGGCAATTTGGAGCAACAGCAGGACACATCTGGAGAATCAGCACAGAGCGGACGGATATGTAAGGGCGAGGTACAATGGAGTATATGTCTACAGCTGCTACATAGCACCGAGCAAACACATCGACGAATTCTGCAGCATACTGGATGGATTAGTGGAGGACGCCAGAACCCACACGCCAACCATCATAGCCGGCGACTTCAATGCATGGGCTGGCAGAGGCTCCGTGATTGACCTCACGTTTGCTAGCCCTTGCCTAGCCCGCAGCGCGCAGTGGGCAGTTTCGGATATCTACACGCACAGCGACCACTTCGCCATTGTGTGCTCTATCAAGAGTTGTCCACCTGCACACACACCAACGACGTTCTACAGCTGGGCCCCAAGCACGCTGAGCGAAGAAGCGTTATTCACCATGATGACCCAAGTgacaaggagcagcagcacGGACGCGGACACCCAGGCCAACCACATGGGCGACATTCTTCGCAGAGCATGTGATGCAGCCATGATACGCAAACGGCATGGACTCAATAAATGTAAGCCAGTACATTGGTGGAATGCCAGGATTGCGGATGCCAGGAGGCAATGTCATCAGGCCAGACGACGACAGCAACGTGCCCGCAGAATGCCCACGTTTCCGGAGCTGCTTGCAGACTACAAGCGGAAAAGAGCCAACCTAAATATGGAGATCAAGAGAAGTAAAGCGGACTGCTGGAAGAAGTTGTGCGCAGATGCAGATGCGCAGCCACATGGGACTGCCTATAAACTGGTTATGGGCAAACTCGCCAGGCGCATAATGCCAACGGATCCAACCAAGTTGGGTCACATTGTAGCAACGCTATTCCCTTCAAGGCCGACGAGGAACTTAGCAGCGAGCGGAACACCATGTGCACCGATATTCACAGATGTTGGTGAAGTCGTGGAAGCAGGGAAGAGGATAAACGTACATAAGGCCCCGGGCCCGGACGGGGTCCCGGCTCTTGTAATCAAACTGCTAGTTTGCAAACACGCGTCGACGTTTGTGGAACTTTTCAACACATGCATGCTGCAACGGGAGTTCCCTACGAGGTGGAAGCTACAAAGGTTGGTCCTGCTTCCCAAAGGTGATAAAATAGATGACCCATCTGCATACAGACCCCTGTGTATGCTTGATGTGATTGGGAAACTTTTTGAGCGCATCATTTGCAACAGACTGGAGAAGGAACTGGAGCAACGTCATGGACTGTCGGACTGGCAGTTCGGATTCAGGAGGAAAAGCAGCACTATCAACGCCATCAGCTCGGTGGTACAGATAGCCGCTAAAGCAATCGAAGGGCAACGCTGGAAAGGcggcaacaaaaaatactgccTTATATCAACGTTGGATGTACGGAATGCCTTTAATTCGGCCAGCTGGGACTCCATTATCGCATCCCTAGAGCGATTAAACATATCTGAGTACATCATTAACCTGATATGCAGCTACTTCCGGGATCGGGTGCTACTGTACGACACAGCAGCTGGTCCACGGAAACACACCATCACAGGCGGAGTACCCCAAGAATCAGTGATCGGGCCAACATTGTGGAATGTCATGTATGACACTGTCCTGCGATTGGACATGCCAACGGACACTCGCATAGTGGGATTCGCGGACGACATCGCCATCGTCACTGTGGCCAAGGATATCCAGCAAGCGGAAGAAAACACCAATGCAGCAGTGTTCAGGATTCTGGAATGGATGGAGGCCAACTCACTATCCATAGCCGCACACAAAACCGAGGCCGTGCTCATAAGCAGCAGGAAAAAAGTGGAAACAGCCAGGATCGAAGTCGCCGGATGCTCAATAACATCAAAGCCTGCCATTAAATACCTTGGAGTCATGATGGACCATAGGCTAACATTCAAAGCCCACCTGCAGTATACCGCAGATAAAGCTGCGAAGGCCACGTCAGCTATAACTCGGCTCATGGCTAACGTCGGCGGCCCCAAGCAACGGAGCAGATGGCTCATCTCGACGGTG CCGGGACTGCAGATCGTCGTACCGTACATGCGCGCTCAGGACCATATGCGCGTTTAG